One part of the Flavobacterium johnsoniae UW101 genome encodes these proteins:
- a CDS encoding glycoside hydrolase family protein, with translation MYSGSGFSNWEIGDVDIFIDENGVHHLFHLIIPNHDYIAHAVSKDGLSWKRVKNALWVGEPGEWDDDMLWTMHVSKISGGKGYEMYYTGLKRQDKGIEQKIGRAFSKDLIIWKKENLHGLPFKSEAPHYESPSNNPREWISFRDPFKYHYQGEDYLLICARSASGPTYRRGCIGVAKLEKEGFVLQKPLHIPYVYDDVECPCVVEIKGSHYLLGSIREDIKVRYWMAPDFKSEYCAFHNNVLLPQGNYAARVVKDGDHFLIYNFYFADGNVNTHRVIPPPKELDIDKSGRLLLKTYHHWNNLYQKTILQKDLPQPMPILGNPTAEFEIENENKWRFGCRSGYEIYCFEKPSVDFVWEGTLAVEGMGKTGFVIECDKEGTGYYISIDFMNGFVQFRAWGFNEKDVKNNFIFENIQTNQFEIHETKQIYFKIIRYGNYYELSINEIVKLTLLDFKYSEGKIGIYVCSAIVAVTDSQIHTIPEPENEYAAADPDKYLKDYMRITQIQN, from the coding sequence ATGTATTCAGGATCAGGATTTAGCAACTGGGAAATAGGAGACGTTGATATATTTATAGACGAAAATGGTGTACATCATTTATTTCACCTGATTATTCCCAATCACGATTATATTGCCCACGCAGTATCAAAAGACGGACTTTCATGGAAAAGAGTAAAAAATGCTCTTTGGGTTGGAGAACCCGGTGAATGGGATGATGATATGTTGTGGACAATGCATGTGAGTAAAATATCAGGTGGAAAAGGATATGAAATGTATTATACCGGACTTAAACGTCAGGATAAGGGAATCGAACAGAAAATAGGAAGGGCGTTTTCAAAAGATTTAATTATCTGGAAAAAAGAAAACTTACATGGACTTCCTTTTAAAAGTGAAGCACCGCATTACGAAAGCCCGTCAAATAATCCTCGTGAATGGATTAGTTTTCGAGATCCTTTTAAATACCATTATCAGGGAGAAGATTATTTATTGATTTGTGCCCGAAGCGCTTCTGGACCAACTTACAGACGCGGCTGTATTGGAGTTGCGAAGCTGGAAAAAGAAGGTTTTGTACTTCAAAAACCACTTCATATTCCGTATGTATATGATGATGTTGAATGTCCCTGCGTTGTCGAAATTAAAGGGTCGCATTATCTTTTGGGTTCCATTAGAGAAGATATTAAAGTGCGATATTGGATGGCTCCTGATTTTAAATCAGAGTATTGTGCTTTTCATAATAATGTATTGCTGCCACAAGGAAATTATGCTGCGCGGGTTGTAAAAGACGGTGACCACTTTTTAATTTATAATTTTTATTTTGCCGATGGAAATGTAAATACGCATCGTGTAATTCCGCCTCCAAAAGAATTGGATATAGATAAAAGCGGAAGGCTTCTTTTAAAAACCTATCATCATTGGAACAATTTGTACCAAAAGACAATTTTGCAAAAAGACCTTCCGCAGCCAATGCCTATTTTAGGAAACCCAACTGCCGAATTTGAAATTGAGAATGAAAATAAATGGAGATTTGGATGCCGAAGCGGTTATGAAATTTACTGCTTCGAAAAACCATCGGTAGATTTTGTCTGGGAAGGAACACTTGCTGTAGAAGGAATGGGAAAAACCGGATTTGTAATTGAATGTGATAAAGAAGGAACAGGATATTATATTTCTATAGATTTTATGAACGGTTTTGTGCAGTTTAGAGCCTGGGGATTTAATGAAAAAGATGTGAAGAACAATTTCATTTTTGAAAACATTCAGACCAATCAATTTGAAATTCACGAAACCAAACAAATTTATTTCAAGATAATCCGTTACGGAAATTATTACGAACTTTCGATTAACGAAATCGTAAAGCTGACTTTACTGGATTTTAAATACAGCGAAGGAAAAATAGGAATCTACGTTTGTTCTGCCATAGTGGCCGTGACAGATTCACAAATTCACACGATTCCAGAACCCGAAAATGAATATGCAGCAGCTGACCCTGATAAATATTTGAAAGATTATATGAGAATCACACAGATTCAGAATTAG